The following proteins are encoded in a genomic region of Dasypus novemcinctus isolate mDasNov1 chromosome 21, mDasNov1.1.hap2, whole genome shotgun sequence:
- the NEK8 gene encoding serine/threonine-protein kinase Nek8 isoform X2, with protein MNSQCLFLHWTTSKFPFRSERGIVHLCLRKADQKLVIIKQIPVEQMTKEERQAAQNECQVLKLLNHPNVIEYYENFLEDKALMIAMEYAPGGTLAEFIQKRCNSLLEEETILHFFVQILLALHHVHTHLILHRDLKTQNILLDKHRMIVKIGDFGISKILSSKSKAYTVVGTPCYISPELCEGKPYNQKSDIWALGCVLYELASLKRAFEAANLPALVLKIMSGTFAPISDRYSPELRQLVLSLLSLEPTQRPPLSHIMAQPLCIRALLNLHTDVGSVRMRRAEKPLAPGPPMAPGSAGGRSASARCRGVPRGPLRPSIPPPLSSVYAWGGGLSAPLRLPMLNTEVVQVAAGRTQKAGVTRSGRLILWEAPPLGAGAGALLPGAVEQQQPQFISRFLEGQSGVTIKHVACGDLFTACLTDRGIIMTFGSGSNGCLGHGSLTDISQPTIVEALLGYEMVQVACGASHVLALSTERELFAWGRGDCGRLGLGTRESHNCPQQVPVPPGQEAQRVVCGIDSSMILTVPGQALACGSNRFNKLGLDHLLPGEEPAPHQQVEEALSFTPLGSAPLDQESLLSVDLGTAHSAAVTALGDCYTFGSNQHGQLGTSARRGTRAPCQVQGLQGIKAAMVACGDAFTVVIGAEGEVYSWGKGARGRLGRRDEDAGLPRPVQLDETHPYTVTSVSCCHGNTLLAVRFTDEPAPP; from the exons ATGAACTCCCAGTGCCTGTTCCTCCACTGGACGACCAGCAAGTTCCCGTTTAGGTCAGAGCGGGG GATTGTACACCTGTGCCTACGCAAGGCTGACCAGAAGCTGGTGATCATCAAGCAGATCCCAGTGGAGCAAATGACCAAAGAAGAGCGGCAGGCAGCCCAGAACGAGTGCCAGGTCCTCAAGCTGCTCAACCACCCCAATGTCATTGAGTACTATGAGAACTTTCTGGAGGACAAGGCCCTCATGATCGCCATGGAATATGCACCAG GTGGCACCCTCGCTGAATTCATCCAAAAGCGCTGCAATTCCCTGCTGGAGGAGGAGACCATCCTGCACTTCTTTGTGCAAATCCTGCTCGCACTGCACCATGTGCACACCCACCTCATCCTGCACCGGGACCTCAAGACCCAGAACATCCTCCTTGACAAACACCGCATGATTGTCAAGATTGGAGACTTCGGCATCTCGAAGATCCTTAGCAGCAAGAGCAAGGCTTACACG GTGGTGGGTACTCCATGCTACATCTCCCCTGAACTGTGTGAGGGCAAACCCTACAACCAGAAAAGCGACATTTGGGCCCTGGGCTGTGTCCTTTATGAGCTGGCCAGCCTCAAGAGGGCCTTCGAGGCTGCA AACCTTCCAGCACTGGTACTGAAGATCATGAGTGGCACCTTTGCGCCCATCTCTGACCGGTACAGCCCGGAGCTGCGCCAGCTTGTCCTGAGCCTGCTCAGCCTGGAGCCCACACAGAGGCCACCGCTCAGCCACATCATGGCTCAGCCCCTCTGCATCCGTGCTCTCCTCAACCTCCACACCGACGTGGGCAGTGTCCGCATGCGGAG GGCTGAGAAGCCTCTGGCCCCTGGACCACCCATGGCCCCCGGCAGCGCAGGGGGCAGGAGCGCCAGCGCCCGCTGCAGGG GCGTCCCCAGGGGGCCTCTGCGGCCCTCCATCCCACCGCCGCTGTCCTCGGTGTACGCGTGGGGCGGTGGGCTCAGCGCCCCCCTGCGGCTGCCGATGCTCAACACAGAGGTGGTCCAGGTGGCAGCCGGGCGCACGCAGAAGGCGGGCGTCACGCGCTCTGGGCGGCTCATCCTGTGGGAG gccccgcccctgggcgcgggcgcgggcgcccTCCTCCCGGGGGCCGTGGAGCAGCAGCAGCCCCAGTTCATCTCACGTTTCCTGGAGGGCCAGTCAGGCGTGACCATCAAGCACGTGGCCTGCGGAGACCTCTTCACGGCCTGCCTGACGG ACCGAGGCATCATCATGACTTTCGGCAGCGGCAGCAATGGTTGCCTGGGACACGGCAGCCTCACTGACATCAGCCAG CCCACCATCGTGGAGGCCCTGCTGGGCTATGAGATGGTACAGGTGGCCTGCGGGGCCTCTCATGTGCTGGCCCTGTCCACCGAGCGAGAACTGTTTGCCTGGGGCCGCGGAGACTGTG GACGGCTGGGACTAGGCACCAGGGAGTCCCACAACTGCCCGCAGCAGGTGCCTGTGCCCCCAGGACAGGAAGCCCAGCGAGTTGTATGTGGCATTGACTCCTCTATGATCCTCACTGTGCCTGGCCAAGCCCTGGCCTGTGGAAGCAACAG GTTCAACAAGCTGGGTCTGGATCACCTCTTGCCAGGGGAGGAGCCTGCCCCCCACCAGCAAGTAGAGGAGGCCCTGAGCTTCACACCACTAGGTTCTGCACCTCTGGATCAGGAGTCCCTGCTTAGTGTGGACCTGGGCACAGCTCATTCAGCGGCTGTGACTG CCTTGGGTGACTGCTACACTTTTGGCAGTAATCAGCATGGACAGTTGGGCACCAGTGCCCGCCGGGGCACCCGGGCACCCTGTCAGGTCCAAGGTCTCCAGGGCATCAAGGCAGCGATGGTGGCCTGTGGGGACGCCTTCACTGTAGTCATTGGGGCAG AGGGTGAGGTGTACTCTTGGGGCAAAGGGGCCCGGGGTCGACTGGGAAGGAGGGATGAAGATGCTGGACTTCCTCGGCCTGTGCAGCTGGATGAAACACATCCCTACACAGTGACTTCTGTGTCCTGTTGCCATGGAAACACTCTTCTAGCTGTTCGCT TCACGGACGAGCCAGCCCCCCCTTGA
- the NEK8 gene encoding serine/threonine-protein kinase Nek8 isoform X8, with translation MLPRIVHLCLRKADQKLVIIKQIPVEQMTKEERQAAQNECQVLKLLNHPNVIEYYENFLEDKALMIAMEYAPGGTLAEFIQKRCNSLLEEETILHFFVQILLALHHVHTHLILHRDLKTQNILLDKHRMIVKIGDFGISKILSSKSKAYTVVGTPCYISPELCEGKPYNQKSDIWALGCVLYELASLKRAFEAANLPALVLKIMSGTFAPISDRYSPELRQLVLSLLSLEPTQRPPLSHIMAQPLCIRALLNLHTDVGSVRMRRAEKPLAPGPPMAPGSAGGRSASARCRGVPRGPLRPSIPPPLSSVYAWGGGLSAPLRLPMLNTEVVQVAAGRTQKAGVTRSGRLILWEAPPLGAGAGALLPGAVEQQQPQFISRFLEGQSGVTIKHVACGDLFTACLTDRGIIMTFGSGSNGCLGHGSLTDISQPTIVEALLGYEMVQVACGASHVLALSTERELFAWGRGDCGRLGLGTRESHNCPQQVPVPPGQEAQRVVCGIDSSMILTVPGQALACGSNRFNKLGLDHLLPGEEPAPHQQVEEALSFTPLGSAPLDQESLLSVDLGTAHSAAVTALGDCYTFGSNQHGQLGTSARRGTRAPCQVQGLQGIKAAMVACGDAFTVVIGAEGEVYSWGKGARGRLGRRDEDAGLPRPVQLDETHPYTVTSVSCCHGNTLLAVRSVTDEPAPP, from the exons ATGCTCCCCAG GATTGTACACCTGTGCCTACGCAAGGCTGACCAGAAGCTGGTGATCATCAAGCAGATCCCAGTGGAGCAAATGACCAAAGAAGAGCGGCAGGCAGCCCAGAACGAGTGCCAGGTCCTCAAGCTGCTCAACCACCCCAATGTCATTGAGTACTATGAGAACTTTCTGGAGGACAAGGCCCTCATGATCGCCATGGAATATGCACCAG GTGGCACCCTCGCTGAATTCATCCAAAAGCGCTGCAATTCCCTGCTGGAGGAGGAGACCATCCTGCACTTCTTTGTGCAAATCCTGCTCGCACTGCACCATGTGCACACCCACCTCATCCTGCACCGGGACCTCAAGACCCAGAACATCCTCCTTGACAAACACCGCATGATTGTCAAGATTGGAGACTTCGGCATCTCGAAGATCCTTAGCAGCAAGAGCAAGGCTTACACG GTGGTGGGTACTCCATGCTACATCTCCCCTGAACTGTGTGAGGGCAAACCCTACAACCAGAAAAGCGACATTTGGGCCCTGGGCTGTGTCCTTTATGAGCTGGCCAGCCTCAAGAGGGCCTTCGAGGCTGCA AACCTTCCAGCACTGGTACTGAAGATCATGAGTGGCACCTTTGCGCCCATCTCTGACCGGTACAGCCCGGAGCTGCGCCAGCTTGTCCTGAGCCTGCTCAGCCTGGAGCCCACACAGAGGCCACCGCTCAGCCACATCATGGCTCAGCCCCTCTGCATCCGTGCTCTCCTCAACCTCCACACCGACGTGGGCAGTGTCCGCATGCGGAG GGCTGAGAAGCCTCTGGCCCCTGGACCACCCATGGCCCCCGGCAGCGCAGGGGGCAGGAGCGCCAGCGCCCGCTGCAGGG GCGTCCCCAGGGGGCCTCTGCGGCCCTCCATCCCACCGCCGCTGTCCTCGGTGTACGCGTGGGGCGGTGGGCTCAGCGCCCCCCTGCGGCTGCCGATGCTCAACACAGAGGTGGTCCAGGTGGCAGCCGGGCGCACGCAGAAGGCGGGCGTCACGCGCTCTGGGCGGCTCATCCTGTGGGAG gccccgcccctgggcgcgggcgcgggcgcccTCCTCCCGGGGGCCGTGGAGCAGCAGCAGCCCCAGTTCATCTCACGTTTCCTGGAGGGCCAGTCAGGCGTGACCATCAAGCACGTGGCCTGCGGAGACCTCTTCACGGCCTGCCTGACGG ACCGAGGCATCATCATGACTTTCGGCAGCGGCAGCAATGGTTGCCTGGGACACGGCAGCCTCACTGACATCAGCCAG CCCACCATCGTGGAGGCCCTGCTGGGCTATGAGATGGTACAGGTGGCCTGCGGGGCCTCTCATGTGCTGGCCCTGTCCACCGAGCGAGAACTGTTTGCCTGGGGCCGCGGAGACTGTG GACGGCTGGGACTAGGCACCAGGGAGTCCCACAACTGCCCGCAGCAGGTGCCTGTGCCCCCAGGACAGGAAGCCCAGCGAGTTGTATGTGGCATTGACTCCTCTATGATCCTCACTGTGCCTGGCCAAGCCCTGGCCTGTGGAAGCAACAG GTTCAACAAGCTGGGTCTGGATCACCTCTTGCCAGGGGAGGAGCCTGCCCCCCACCAGCAAGTAGAGGAGGCCCTGAGCTTCACACCACTAGGTTCTGCACCTCTGGATCAGGAGTCCCTGCTTAGTGTGGACCTGGGCACAGCTCATTCAGCGGCTGTGACTG CCTTGGGTGACTGCTACACTTTTGGCAGTAATCAGCATGGACAGTTGGGCACCAGTGCCCGCCGGGGCACCCGGGCACCCTGTCAGGTCCAAGGTCTCCAGGGCATCAAGGCAGCGATGGTGGCCTGTGGGGACGCCTTCACTGTAGTCATTGGGGCAG AGGGTGAGGTGTACTCTTGGGGCAAAGGGGCCCGGGGTCGACTGGGAAGGAGGGATGAAGATGCTGGACTTCCTCGGCCTGTGCAGCTGGATGAAACACATCCCTACACAGTGACTTCTGTGTCCTGTTGCCATGGAAACACTCTTCTAGCTGTTCGCT CAGTCACGGACGAGCCAGCCCCCCCTTGA
- the NEK8 gene encoding serine/threonine-protein kinase Nek8 isoform X5, whose product MEKYERIRVVGRGAFGIVHLCLRKADQKLVIIKQIPVEQMTKEERQAAQNECQVLKLLNHPNVIEYYENFLEDKALMIAMEYAPGGTLAEFIQKRCNSLLEEETILHFFVQILLALHHVHTHLILHRDLKTQNILLDKHRMIVKIGDFGISKILSSKSKAYTVVGTPCYISPELCEGKPYNQKSDIWALGCVLYELASLKRAFEAANLPALVLKIMSGTFAPISDRYSPELRQLVLSLLSLEPTQRPPLSHIMAQPLCIRALLNLHTDVGSVRMRRAEKPLAPGPPMAPGSAGGRSASARCRGVPRGPLRPSIPPPLSSVYAWGGGLSAPLRLPMLNTEVVQVAAGRTQKAGVTRSGRLILWEAPPLGAGAGALLPGAVEQQQPQFISRFLEGQSGVTIKHVACGDLFTACLTDRGIIMTFGSGSNGCLGHGSLTDISQPTIVEALLGYEMVQVACGASHVLALSTERELFAWGRGDCGRLGLGTRESHNCPQQVPVPPGQEAQRVVCGIDSSMILTVPGQALACGSNRFNKLGLDHLLPGEEPAPHQQVEEALSFTPLGSAPLDQESLLSVDLGTAHSAAVTALGDCYTFGSNQHGQLGTSARRGTRAPCQVQGLQGIKAAMVACGDAFTVVIGAEGEVYSWGKGARGRLGRRDEDAGLPRPVQLDETHPYTVTSVSCCHGNTLLAVRSVTDEPAPP is encoded by the exons ATGGAGAAATACGAGCGGATCCGAGTGGTGGGGAGAGGTGCCTTCGG GATTGTACACCTGTGCCTACGCAAGGCTGACCAGAAGCTGGTGATCATCAAGCAGATCCCAGTGGAGCAAATGACCAAAGAAGAGCGGCAGGCAGCCCAGAACGAGTGCCAGGTCCTCAAGCTGCTCAACCACCCCAATGTCATTGAGTACTATGAGAACTTTCTGGAGGACAAGGCCCTCATGATCGCCATGGAATATGCACCAG GTGGCACCCTCGCTGAATTCATCCAAAAGCGCTGCAATTCCCTGCTGGAGGAGGAGACCATCCTGCACTTCTTTGTGCAAATCCTGCTCGCACTGCACCATGTGCACACCCACCTCATCCTGCACCGGGACCTCAAGACCCAGAACATCCTCCTTGACAAACACCGCATGATTGTCAAGATTGGAGACTTCGGCATCTCGAAGATCCTTAGCAGCAAGAGCAAGGCTTACACG GTGGTGGGTACTCCATGCTACATCTCCCCTGAACTGTGTGAGGGCAAACCCTACAACCAGAAAAGCGACATTTGGGCCCTGGGCTGTGTCCTTTATGAGCTGGCCAGCCTCAAGAGGGCCTTCGAGGCTGCA AACCTTCCAGCACTGGTACTGAAGATCATGAGTGGCACCTTTGCGCCCATCTCTGACCGGTACAGCCCGGAGCTGCGCCAGCTTGTCCTGAGCCTGCTCAGCCTGGAGCCCACACAGAGGCCACCGCTCAGCCACATCATGGCTCAGCCCCTCTGCATCCGTGCTCTCCTCAACCTCCACACCGACGTGGGCAGTGTCCGCATGCGGAG GGCTGAGAAGCCTCTGGCCCCTGGACCACCCATGGCCCCCGGCAGCGCAGGGGGCAGGAGCGCCAGCGCCCGCTGCAGGG GCGTCCCCAGGGGGCCTCTGCGGCCCTCCATCCCACCGCCGCTGTCCTCGGTGTACGCGTGGGGCGGTGGGCTCAGCGCCCCCCTGCGGCTGCCGATGCTCAACACAGAGGTGGTCCAGGTGGCAGCCGGGCGCACGCAGAAGGCGGGCGTCACGCGCTCTGGGCGGCTCATCCTGTGGGAG gccccgcccctgggcgcgggcgcgggcgcccTCCTCCCGGGGGCCGTGGAGCAGCAGCAGCCCCAGTTCATCTCACGTTTCCTGGAGGGCCAGTCAGGCGTGACCATCAAGCACGTGGCCTGCGGAGACCTCTTCACGGCCTGCCTGACGG ACCGAGGCATCATCATGACTTTCGGCAGCGGCAGCAATGGTTGCCTGGGACACGGCAGCCTCACTGACATCAGCCAG CCCACCATCGTGGAGGCCCTGCTGGGCTATGAGATGGTACAGGTGGCCTGCGGGGCCTCTCATGTGCTGGCCCTGTCCACCGAGCGAGAACTGTTTGCCTGGGGCCGCGGAGACTGTG GACGGCTGGGACTAGGCACCAGGGAGTCCCACAACTGCCCGCAGCAGGTGCCTGTGCCCCCAGGACAGGAAGCCCAGCGAGTTGTATGTGGCATTGACTCCTCTATGATCCTCACTGTGCCTGGCCAAGCCCTGGCCTGTGGAAGCAACAG GTTCAACAAGCTGGGTCTGGATCACCTCTTGCCAGGGGAGGAGCCTGCCCCCCACCAGCAAGTAGAGGAGGCCCTGAGCTTCACACCACTAGGTTCTGCACCTCTGGATCAGGAGTCCCTGCTTAGTGTGGACCTGGGCACAGCTCATTCAGCGGCTGTGACTG CCTTGGGTGACTGCTACACTTTTGGCAGTAATCAGCATGGACAGTTGGGCACCAGTGCCCGCCGGGGCACCCGGGCACCCTGTCAGGTCCAAGGTCTCCAGGGCATCAAGGCAGCGATGGTGGCCTGTGGGGACGCCTTCACTGTAGTCATTGGGGCAG AGGGTGAGGTGTACTCTTGGGGCAAAGGGGCCCGGGGTCGACTGGGAAGGAGGGATGAAGATGCTGGACTTCCTCGGCCTGTGCAGCTGGATGAAACACATCCCTACACAGTGACTTCTGTGTCCTGTTGCCATGGAAACACTCTTCTAGCTGTTCGCT CAGTCACGGACGAGCCAGCCCCCCCTTGA
- the NEK8 gene encoding serine/threonine-protein kinase Nek8 isoform X4, producing the protein MNSQCLFLHWTTSKFPFRIVHLCLRKADQKLVIIKQIPVEQMTKEERQAAQNECQVLKLLNHPNVIEYYENFLEDKALMIAMEYAPGGTLAEFIQKRCNSLLEEETILHFFVQILLALHHVHTHLILHRDLKTQNILLDKHRMIVKIGDFGISKILSSKSKAYTVVGTPCYISPELCEGKPYNQKSDIWALGCVLYELASLKRAFEAANLPALVLKIMSGTFAPISDRYSPELRQLVLSLLSLEPTQRPPLSHIMAQPLCIRALLNLHTDVGSVRMRRAEKPLAPGPPMAPGSAGGRSASARCRGVPRGPLRPSIPPPLSSVYAWGGGLSAPLRLPMLNTEVVQVAAGRTQKAGVTRSGRLILWEAPPLGAGAGALLPGAVEQQQPQFISRFLEGQSGVTIKHVACGDLFTACLTDRGIIMTFGSGSNGCLGHGSLTDISQPTIVEALLGYEMVQVACGASHVLALSTERELFAWGRGDCGRLGLGTRESHNCPQQVPVPPGQEAQRVVCGIDSSMILTVPGQALACGSNRFNKLGLDHLLPGEEPAPHQQVEEALSFTPLGSAPLDQESLLSVDLGTAHSAAVTALGDCYTFGSNQHGQLGTSARRGTRAPCQVQGLQGIKAAMVACGDAFTVVIGAEGEVYSWGKGARGRLGRRDEDAGLPRPVQLDETHPYTVTSVSCCHGNTLLAVRFTDEPAPP; encoded by the exons ATGAACTCCCAGTGCCTGTTCCTCCACTGGACGACCAGCAAGTTCCCGTTTAG GATTGTACACCTGTGCCTACGCAAGGCTGACCAGAAGCTGGTGATCATCAAGCAGATCCCAGTGGAGCAAATGACCAAAGAAGAGCGGCAGGCAGCCCAGAACGAGTGCCAGGTCCTCAAGCTGCTCAACCACCCCAATGTCATTGAGTACTATGAGAACTTTCTGGAGGACAAGGCCCTCATGATCGCCATGGAATATGCACCAG GTGGCACCCTCGCTGAATTCATCCAAAAGCGCTGCAATTCCCTGCTGGAGGAGGAGACCATCCTGCACTTCTTTGTGCAAATCCTGCTCGCACTGCACCATGTGCACACCCACCTCATCCTGCACCGGGACCTCAAGACCCAGAACATCCTCCTTGACAAACACCGCATGATTGTCAAGATTGGAGACTTCGGCATCTCGAAGATCCTTAGCAGCAAGAGCAAGGCTTACACG GTGGTGGGTACTCCATGCTACATCTCCCCTGAACTGTGTGAGGGCAAACCCTACAACCAGAAAAGCGACATTTGGGCCCTGGGCTGTGTCCTTTATGAGCTGGCCAGCCTCAAGAGGGCCTTCGAGGCTGCA AACCTTCCAGCACTGGTACTGAAGATCATGAGTGGCACCTTTGCGCCCATCTCTGACCGGTACAGCCCGGAGCTGCGCCAGCTTGTCCTGAGCCTGCTCAGCCTGGAGCCCACACAGAGGCCACCGCTCAGCCACATCATGGCTCAGCCCCTCTGCATCCGTGCTCTCCTCAACCTCCACACCGACGTGGGCAGTGTCCGCATGCGGAG GGCTGAGAAGCCTCTGGCCCCTGGACCACCCATGGCCCCCGGCAGCGCAGGGGGCAGGAGCGCCAGCGCCCGCTGCAGGG GCGTCCCCAGGGGGCCTCTGCGGCCCTCCATCCCACCGCCGCTGTCCTCGGTGTACGCGTGGGGCGGTGGGCTCAGCGCCCCCCTGCGGCTGCCGATGCTCAACACAGAGGTGGTCCAGGTGGCAGCCGGGCGCACGCAGAAGGCGGGCGTCACGCGCTCTGGGCGGCTCATCCTGTGGGAG gccccgcccctgggcgcgggcgcgggcgcccTCCTCCCGGGGGCCGTGGAGCAGCAGCAGCCCCAGTTCATCTCACGTTTCCTGGAGGGCCAGTCAGGCGTGACCATCAAGCACGTGGCCTGCGGAGACCTCTTCACGGCCTGCCTGACGG ACCGAGGCATCATCATGACTTTCGGCAGCGGCAGCAATGGTTGCCTGGGACACGGCAGCCTCACTGACATCAGCCAG CCCACCATCGTGGAGGCCCTGCTGGGCTATGAGATGGTACAGGTGGCCTGCGGGGCCTCTCATGTGCTGGCCCTGTCCACCGAGCGAGAACTGTTTGCCTGGGGCCGCGGAGACTGTG GACGGCTGGGACTAGGCACCAGGGAGTCCCACAACTGCCCGCAGCAGGTGCCTGTGCCCCCAGGACAGGAAGCCCAGCGAGTTGTATGTGGCATTGACTCCTCTATGATCCTCACTGTGCCTGGCCAAGCCCTGGCCTGTGGAAGCAACAG GTTCAACAAGCTGGGTCTGGATCACCTCTTGCCAGGGGAGGAGCCTGCCCCCCACCAGCAAGTAGAGGAGGCCCTGAGCTTCACACCACTAGGTTCTGCACCTCTGGATCAGGAGTCCCTGCTTAGTGTGGACCTGGGCACAGCTCATTCAGCGGCTGTGACTG CCTTGGGTGACTGCTACACTTTTGGCAGTAATCAGCATGGACAGTTGGGCACCAGTGCCCGCCGGGGCACCCGGGCACCCTGTCAGGTCCAAGGTCTCCAGGGCATCAAGGCAGCGATGGTGGCCTGTGGGGACGCCTTCACTGTAGTCATTGGGGCAG AGGGTGAGGTGTACTCTTGGGGCAAAGGGGCCCGGGGTCGACTGGGAAGGAGGGATGAAGATGCTGGACTTCCTCGGCCTGTGCAGCTGGATGAAACACATCCCTACACAGTGACTTCTGTGTCCTGTTGCCATGGAAACACTCTTCTAGCTGTTCGCT TCACGGACGAGCCAGCCCCCCCTTGA
- the NEK8 gene encoding serine/threonine-protein kinase Nek8 isoform X1: MNSQCLFLHWTTSKFPFRSERGIVHLCLRKADQKLVIIKQIPVEQMTKEERQAAQNECQVLKLLNHPNVIEYYENFLEDKALMIAMEYAPGGTLAEFIQKRCNSLLEEETILHFFVQILLALHHVHTHLILHRDLKTQNILLDKHRMIVKIGDFGISKILSSKSKAYTVVGTPCYISPELCEGKPYNQKSDIWALGCVLYELASLKRAFEAANLPALVLKIMSGTFAPISDRYSPELRQLVLSLLSLEPTQRPPLSHIMAQPLCIRALLNLHTDVGSVRMRRAEKPLAPGPPMAPGSAGGRSASARCRGVPRGPLRPSIPPPLSSVYAWGGGLSAPLRLPMLNTEVVQVAAGRTQKAGVTRSGRLILWEAPPLGAGAGALLPGAVEQQQPQFISRFLEGQSGVTIKHVACGDLFTACLTDRGIIMTFGSGSNGCLGHGSLTDISQPTIVEALLGYEMVQVACGASHVLALSTERELFAWGRGDCGRLGLGTRESHNCPQQVPVPPGQEAQRVVCGIDSSMILTVPGQALACGSNRFNKLGLDHLLPGEEPAPHQQVEEALSFTPLGSAPLDQESLLSVDLGTAHSAAVTALGDCYTFGSNQHGQLGTSARRGTRAPCQVQGLQGIKAAMVACGDAFTVVIGAEGEVYSWGKGARGRLGRRDEDAGLPRPVQLDETHPYTVTSVSCCHGNTLLAVRSVTDEPAPP, encoded by the exons ATGAACTCCCAGTGCCTGTTCCTCCACTGGACGACCAGCAAGTTCCCGTTTAGGTCAGAGCGGGG GATTGTACACCTGTGCCTACGCAAGGCTGACCAGAAGCTGGTGATCATCAAGCAGATCCCAGTGGAGCAAATGACCAAAGAAGAGCGGCAGGCAGCCCAGAACGAGTGCCAGGTCCTCAAGCTGCTCAACCACCCCAATGTCATTGAGTACTATGAGAACTTTCTGGAGGACAAGGCCCTCATGATCGCCATGGAATATGCACCAG GTGGCACCCTCGCTGAATTCATCCAAAAGCGCTGCAATTCCCTGCTGGAGGAGGAGACCATCCTGCACTTCTTTGTGCAAATCCTGCTCGCACTGCACCATGTGCACACCCACCTCATCCTGCACCGGGACCTCAAGACCCAGAACATCCTCCTTGACAAACACCGCATGATTGTCAAGATTGGAGACTTCGGCATCTCGAAGATCCTTAGCAGCAAGAGCAAGGCTTACACG GTGGTGGGTACTCCATGCTACATCTCCCCTGAACTGTGTGAGGGCAAACCCTACAACCAGAAAAGCGACATTTGGGCCCTGGGCTGTGTCCTTTATGAGCTGGCCAGCCTCAAGAGGGCCTTCGAGGCTGCA AACCTTCCAGCACTGGTACTGAAGATCATGAGTGGCACCTTTGCGCCCATCTCTGACCGGTACAGCCCGGAGCTGCGCCAGCTTGTCCTGAGCCTGCTCAGCCTGGAGCCCACACAGAGGCCACCGCTCAGCCACATCATGGCTCAGCCCCTCTGCATCCGTGCTCTCCTCAACCTCCACACCGACGTGGGCAGTGTCCGCATGCGGAG GGCTGAGAAGCCTCTGGCCCCTGGACCACCCATGGCCCCCGGCAGCGCAGGGGGCAGGAGCGCCAGCGCCCGCTGCAGGG GCGTCCCCAGGGGGCCTCTGCGGCCCTCCATCCCACCGCCGCTGTCCTCGGTGTACGCGTGGGGCGGTGGGCTCAGCGCCCCCCTGCGGCTGCCGATGCTCAACACAGAGGTGGTCCAGGTGGCAGCCGGGCGCACGCAGAAGGCGGGCGTCACGCGCTCTGGGCGGCTCATCCTGTGGGAG gccccgcccctgggcgcgggcgcgggcgcccTCCTCCCGGGGGCCGTGGAGCAGCAGCAGCCCCAGTTCATCTCACGTTTCCTGGAGGGCCAGTCAGGCGTGACCATCAAGCACGTGGCCTGCGGAGACCTCTTCACGGCCTGCCTGACGG ACCGAGGCATCATCATGACTTTCGGCAGCGGCAGCAATGGTTGCCTGGGACACGGCAGCCTCACTGACATCAGCCAG CCCACCATCGTGGAGGCCCTGCTGGGCTATGAGATGGTACAGGTGGCCTGCGGGGCCTCTCATGTGCTGGCCCTGTCCACCGAGCGAGAACTGTTTGCCTGGGGCCGCGGAGACTGTG GACGGCTGGGACTAGGCACCAGGGAGTCCCACAACTGCCCGCAGCAGGTGCCTGTGCCCCCAGGACAGGAAGCCCAGCGAGTTGTATGTGGCATTGACTCCTCTATGATCCTCACTGTGCCTGGCCAAGCCCTGGCCTGTGGAAGCAACAG GTTCAACAAGCTGGGTCTGGATCACCTCTTGCCAGGGGAGGAGCCTGCCCCCCACCAGCAAGTAGAGGAGGCCCTGAGCTTCACACCACTAGGTTCTGCACCTCTGGATCAGGAGTCCCTGCTTAGTGTGGACCTGGGCACAGCTCATTCAGCGGCTGTGACTG CCTTGGGTGACTGCTACACTTTTGGCAGTAATCAGCATGGACAGTTGGGCACCAGTGCCCGCCGGGGCACCCGGGCACCCTGTCAGGTCCAAGGTCTCCAGGGCATCAAGGCAGCGATGGTGGCCTGTGGGGACGCCTTCACTGTAGTCATTGGGGCAG AGGGTGAGGTGTACTCTTGGGGCAAAGGGGCCCGGGGTCGACTGGGAAGGAGGGATGAAGATGCTGGACTTCCTCGGCCTGTGCAGCTGGATGAAACACATCCCTACACAGTGACTTCTGTGTCCTGTTGCCATGGAAACACTCTTCTAGCTGTTCGCT CAGTCACGGACGAGCCAGCCCCCCCTTGA